A genomic window from Pseudonocardia broussonetiae includes:
- a CDS encoding TOBE domain-containing protein translates to MPQFRISEVARLLGVSDDTVRRMVDQGTLPVRRDESNRRVVDGEALAAFTREHARAVPDPSDVHRSARNRFVGLVTHVVQDTVMAQVEIQCGPHRVVSLMSSEAVRELDLRPGVLAVAVVKSTNVVVETPQRLPLHRSDAPD, encoded by the coding sequence ATGCCGCAGTTCAGGATCTCCGAGGTCGCCCGCCTGCTCGGTGTCAGTGACGACACCGTCCGCCGCATGGTGGACCAGGGGACGCTCCCGGTGAGGCGCGACGAGTCCAACCGGCGCGTCGTCGACGGCGAGGCGCTCGCCGCGTTCACCCGCGAGCACGCCCGCGCGGTCCCGGACCCCTCCGACGTGCACCGCTCCGCCCGCAACCGCTTCGTCGGCCTCGTCACCCACGTCGTCCAGGACACCGTGATGGCGCAGGTGGAGATCCAGTGCGGCCCGCACCGGGTGGTGTCGCTGATGAGCAGCGAGGCGGTGCGCGAGCTCGACCTGCGGCCCGGGGTGCTGGCGGTGGCGGTGGTGAAGTCGACGAACGTGGTCGTGGAGACGCCCCAGCGCCTGCCCCTGCACCGCTCCGACGCGCCGGACTGA
- a CDS encoding MSMEG_0569 family flavin-dependent oxidoreductase, which translates to MPAPSTTAPSHLHVVPDSVRAEIDGTHRSVVVVGGGQAGLSASWWLAQRGVDHVVLEASTAGHEWADRRWDSFCLVTPNWQCALPGFPYDGPDPDGFMVREEIGAYLEKFVASFDPPLVEGVRATALRARGDGAFEIRTDRGTLSADQVVIATGPYQVPRTPRMAERLPDDVLQLHSSQYRNPDRLPEGAVLVVGTGQSGCQIAEDLHLAGRTVHLATGTAPRVARFYRGRDCVAWLSEMGTYTKGIDQFADAEAVRHRTNHYVTGRDGGRDIDLRKFALEGMALHGRLTRIAEGVLHFDGSLRSNLDGADAVCEGIKDSIDAHIAAHGIDAPVEERPGPVWAPASDDPEHVDLAAAGITTVIWSTGYGRDDRWIELPIFDGRGYPTHDRGVSSQPGLYFVGLPWQYTWGSGRFAGVAADAEHVVRRIVDTRLSQVADGLHWLAGTPSSTFPRDEDWVAPRSAS; encoded by the coding sequence ATGCCCGCGCCGTCGACCACCGCGCCCTCCCACCTGCACGTCGTCCCGGACTCGGTGCGTGCCGAGATCGACGGGACCCACCGCTCGGTCGTCGTCGTCGGCGGGGGCCAGGCCGGGCTGTCCGCCAGCTGGTGGCTCGCGCAGCGCGGGGTCGACCACGTCGTGCTCGAGGCGTCGACGGCCGGGCACGAGTGGGCCGACCGCCGGTGGGACTCCTTCTGCCTCGTCACGCCCAACTGGCAGTGCGCGCTGCCCGGCTTCCCCTACGACGGGCCCGACCCCGACGGGTTCATGGTCCGCGAGGAGATCGGGGCCTACCTCGAGAAGTTCGTCGCGTCGTTCGACCCGCCCCTGGTCGAGGGCGTGCGGGCCACGGCGCTGCGGGCCCGCGGCGACGGCGCGTTCGAGATCCGCACCGACCGCGGCACGCTGTCGGCCGACCAGGTCGTGATCGCCACCGGGCCCTACCAGGTGCCGCGCACCCCGCGGATGGCCGAGCGCCTCCCCGACGACGTGCTGCAGCTGCACTCCTCGCAGTACCGCAACCCCGACCGGCTGCCCGAGGGCGCCGTGCTCGTCGTCGGCACCGGGCAGTCGGGCTGCCAGATCGCCGAGGACCTGCACCTCGCCGGGCGCACCGTGCACCTGGCCACCGGCACCGCGCCGCGCGTCGCCCGCTTCTACCGCGGCCGCGACTGCGTCGCCTGGCTCTCGGAGATGGGCACCTACACCAAGGGCATCGACCAGTTCGCCGACGCCGAGGCGGTGCGCCACCGCACCAACCACTACGTCACCGGGCGCGACGGCGGCCGCGACATCGACCTGCGGAAGTTCGCGCTCGAGGGCATGGCGCTGCACGGGCGGCTCACCCGCATCGCCGAGGGCGTCCTGCACTTCGACGGGTCGCTGCGCTCCAACCTCGACGGCGCCGACGCCGTGTGCGAGGGCATCAAGGACTCCATCGACGCCCACATCGCCGCGCACGGCATCGACGCGCCCGTCGAGGAGCGCCCCGGGCCGGTGTGGGCCCCCGCCTCCGACGACCCCGAGCACGTCGACCTGGCCGCCGCCGGCATCACGACGGTCATCTGGTCGACCGGCTACGGCCGCGACGACCGCTGGATCGAGCTCCCGATCTTCGACGGCCGTGGCTACCCGACCCACGACCGCGGCGTCTCCAGCCAGCCGGGCCTGTACTTCGTCGGCCTGCCCTGGCAGTACACCTGGGGCTCGGGCCGGTTCGCGGGCGTCGCCGCCGACGCCGAGCACGTCGTGCGCCGGATCGTCGACACCCGCCTGAGCCAGGTCGCCGACGGCCTGCACTGGCTGGCCGGCACGCCGTCGAGCACGTTCCCCCGCGACGAGGACTGGGTCGCCCCGCGCAGCGCGAGCTGA
- a CDS encoding carbon-nitrogen hydrolase family protein, translating into MPTTRIATVSAPFDRDLEAGFARIAGLVAQARDAGAALLALPEAALGGYVSDLGGSAAPPPAFALDGPVIARLARLAGDVVVTAGFCEDADGGPFNAAVCVSGDGVLGSYRKTHQPLLEGATYAAGTTFDAFDTPVGRIGMQICYDKAFPEVARTLALDGARVIVSMSAWPVSATDPHPDPAQDRWTRRFDLYDRARALENQVVWVAANQYGSFGSMTFAANAKIVDPGGEIVAATGQTASMVTADFDLVADIDAHRSGMGNLRDRRPELYGALTRPALLPV; encoded by the coding sequence GTGCCCACGACCCGGATCGCCACCGTCTCCGCCCCCTTCGACCGCGACCTCGAGGCCGGGTTCGCCCGCATCGCCGGCCTGGTCGCCCAGGCCCGCGACGCCGGCGCCGCGCTGCTCGCCCTCCCCGAGGCCGCGCTCGGCGGCTACGTCTCCGACCTCGGCGGGTCCGCCGCCCCGCCGCCGGCCTTCGCGCTCGACGGCCCGGTGATCGCGCGCCTGGCCCGCCTGGCCGGGGACGTCGTCGTCACCGCCGGGTTCTGCGAGGACGCCGACGGCGGGCCGTTCAACGCGGCGGTCTGCGTGAGCGGCGACGGGGTGCTCGGCAGCTACCGCAAGACCCACCAGCCCCTGCTCGAGGGCGCCACCTACGCGGCCGGCACCACGTTCGACGCCTTCGACACGCCGGTCGGCCGGATCGGCATGCAGATCTGCTACGACAAGGCGTTCCCCGAGGTGGCGCGCACGCTGGCACTGGACGGCGCGCGCGTGATCGTGTCGATGTCGGCCTGGCCGGTGAGCGCCACCGACCCGCACCCGGACCCCGCGCAGGACCGCTGGACCCGCCGCTTCGACCTCTACGACCGGGCCCGCGCCCTGGAGAACCAGGTCGTGTGGGTCGCGGCCAACCAGTACGGGTCGTTCGGCTCGATGACCTTCGCCGCGAACGCCAAGATCGTCGACCCGGGCGGGGAGATCGTGGCCGCGACGGGGCAGACGGCGTCGATGGTCACCGCCGACTTCGACCTCGTCGCCGACATCGACGCCCACCGCTCCGGCATGGGCAACCTGCGCGACCGACGCCCCGAGCTCTACGGGGCGCTCACCCGCCCGGCGCTGCTGCCCGTCTGA